A genomic window from Anthocerotibacter panamensis C109 includes:
- the dprA gene encoding DNA-processing protein DprA, whose amino-acid sequence MVNERAYWLAWQQIEGVGPHRLKALKDRWGSLRAAWETESRALLSVPGLGLSLVERIAAYRSKTNPLAQAHTWEEEYGPCWTPEDADYPPLLQEIPDTPAVLYYRGPRPAWTPAVAIVGTRTPSDYGLRWAKKLGFELTRAGFLVVSGMATGIDGAAHEGALEAGGATVAVLGCGVDLCYPLQNHSLYQRIRERGIILSEHPKQTPPAKANFPRRNRILAGMTQATVVIEAPTSSGSLITARLAVDYGREVFALPGQVDTPQAQGALSLVSQGAQVVLGIEDLILKLGATPAPTLAAPPPAAWDLTSVEQLVLARLTGEPQALEVLLQQTDLGTGDLTAVLLLLELKGLAAQLAGLRYRRVG is encoded by the coding sequence ATGGTGAACGAACGGGCCTATTGGTTGGCATGGCAGCAAATAGAGGGCGTCGGGCCGCATCGACTCAAGGCGCTGAAAGACCGCTGGGGGAGCCTGCGAGCAGCCTGGGAAACCGAATCCAGGGCATTGTTATCGGTTCCTGGACTGGGACTGAGTTTGGTTGAGCGGATCGCAGCCTATCGCAGCAAGACCAACCCGCTCGCTCAGGCACACACTTGGGAGGAGGAGTACGGACCCTGTTGGACCCCCGAAGACGCCGACTATCCACCCCTGTTGCAGGAAATTCCCGATACCCCTGCGGTCCTATACTACCGAGGCCCTCGACCTGCTTGGACCCCGGCAGTCGCCATCGTGGGTACCCGCACTCCCAGTGACTACGGACTGCGCTGGGCCAAAAAACTGGGTTTTGAACTGACCCGAGCCGGATTTCTTGTGGTGTCCGGGATGGCGACAGGCATTGACGGAGCCGCCCATGAAGGGGCTTTGGAGGCAGGAGGAGCGACCGTTGCTGTCCTTGGGTGCGGGGTGGACCTGTGTTATCCGCTGCAAAACCATTCGCTCTATCAGCGCATCCGCGAACGAGGCATAATCCTCAGCGAACATCCCAAACAGACCCCACCGGCTAAAGCCAATTTCCCCCGACGTAACCGCATCCTGGCTGGGATGACCCAAGCGACGGTAGTGATTGAGGCTCCGACATCATCTGGCTCGCTGATCACAGCCCGCCTCGCCGTGGATTATGGGCGGGAGGTCTTCGCCCTGCCGGGACAGGTCGATACCCCCCAAGCGCAGGGAGCTTTGAGTTTGGTCAGTCAGGGGGCTCAGGTCGTTTTGGGCATCGAAGACCTCATCCTCAAGTTGGGTGCTACCCCTGCTCCTACCCTAGCCGCCCCACCGCCCGCTGCTTGGGACCTCACCTCCGTTGAGCAGTTGGTCCTTGCCCGCCTCACCGGGGAGCCGCAGGCGCTAGAAGTTCTGCTCCAGCAGACAGATCTGGGAACCGGCGACCTCACTGCGGTCCTGCTCTTACTCGAACTCAAGGGATTGGCAGCCCAACTAGCCGGTCTGCGCTACCGGCGCGTAGGCTGA
- a CDS encoding metal ABC transporter substrate-binding protein, protein MLTGVVQAQPLRILVTVAPLSAFAQAVIGTQGEVDVLVPPGMEVHDYQARPTDIAKIRRADVLIQNGLGLEEFLAGLVDNAAAPHLRVIDTSRGISSLAGSSNPHIWLDPLRAKQQVFAIRDGLSALNPSLRRTYQANAQVYGAQLDQLDQRYRQVLGSRTRALFMTLDPTFAYLAQRYHLQQVTLFLTGENSLSPRRLRAILDAVRHERAGILFTRKGFDRQLLQPLQEDLGVKLCELDTLEGKPLEPKGYLRAMYRNLVFLEQGLGSSR, encoded by the coding sequence TTGCTAACTGGTGTGGTCCAGGCTCAACCGTTGCGGATTTTGGTCACTGTGGCTCCGCTCTCTGCTTTTGCCCAGGCGGTCATCGGGACACAGGGGGAGGTGGACGTGTTGGTGCCACCGGGGATGGAGGTCCACGACTACCAAGCGCGGCCTACGGACATTGCCAAAATCCGCCGCGCCGATGTACTCATTCAAAATGGTCTGGGACTCGAAGAATTTCTGGCAGGTCTGGTGGACAATGCCGCTGCACCCCACCTGCGGGTCATCGACACCAGTCGGGGGATCTCTTCTCTGGCTGGTTCGAGCAATCCCCATATCTGGCTCGATCCTCTGCGCGCCAAGCAGCAGGTCTTTGCCATCCGCGATGGCCTCAGTGCCCTCAACCCCAGTCTGCGGCGGACCTACCAAGCCAATGCTCAAGTTTATGGGGCACAGTTGGACCAGTTGGATCAGCGCTATCGTCAGGTGCTAGGTAGCCGTACCAGGGCGCTCTTTATGACCCTCGACCCTACTTTTGCTTACCTCGCCCAGCGCTATCACCTCCAGCAGGTTACGCTCTTCTTGACTGGAGAGAACAGTCTGAGCCCCCGCAGGCTCCGAGCCATCCTGGATGCCGTGCGTCATGAACGCGCTGGGATTCTCTTCACGCGTAAGGGTTTTGACCGTCAGTTGCTCCAGCCGTTGCAGGAGGACTTGGGAGTGAAGCTCTGTGAGTTGGATACCTTGGAGGGAAAACCCTTAGAGCCCAAGGGCTACCTGCGGGCCATGTACCGCAACCTGGTCTTTTTAGAGCAGGGTCTGGGATCTAGCCGTTAG
- a CDS encoding TIGR03032 family protein, translated as MGTDESYLSTVNYPVAIAADQMAVDGGHEMCSVLLPRHLLLSVKQKPIPLTPVTETDNERPSTEATAAAEQKAPELKYTYSGGFRQVLASLGISLAVTTYQAGRLCFISSDGKDIFLSAENYQKAMGLYVHSRGLLLGTRTQVWSFMDVPQLAKRYFPDEPYDTVYLPQLTYATGDISVHDVVLLDGQVVAVNTAFSCLSLMSPEYSFVPLWKPKFISKLAPEDRCHLNGLALEGGKPRYIAALGETDSPGGWREHKATGGVIIDMYTNEILCRGLAMPHAPRVYEGDLWVLSSGAGEMGIVTSHGWEPLISLPGFLRGLAFAGPYAFVGLSKIREKKTFGGLPIEEKIKDLKCGIQIVDVRSGAVVGTLEFTELVEEIYDIQILPYRRPKLLGLFQEEQYHHIPQTNAMLARR; from the coding sequence ATGGGTACAGACGAAAGCTATCTATCAACCGTAAACTATCCTGTGGCGATTGCAGCAGACCAGATGGCAGTGGATGGTGGGCATGAAATGTGCAGCGTGCTACTCCCACGACACCTGCTATTATCGGTGAAACAAAAGCCTATACCCCTGACTCCGGTGACTGAGACCGACAATGAGCGCCCATCCACAGAGGCAACAGCCGCCGCTGAGCAAAAAGCTCCAGAGCTGAAATATACCTATTCGGGCGGATTCCGCCAAGTCCTAGCATCTCTAGGGATTTCGCTCGCTGTCACGACCTATCAGGCAGGCAGGCTCTGCTTTATCAGCAGTGACGGTAAAGATATATTCCTGAGCGCAGAGAACTATCAAAAGGCCATGGGGCTCTACGTCCACAGCCGGGGGCTCCTGTTGGGGACGCGTACTCAGGTGTGGTCTTTCATGGATGTGCCCCAACTGGCTAAGCGTTATTTTCCTGATGAACCCTATGACACGGTGTACCTGCCGCAGTTGACCTATGCTACGGGGGATATCTCGGTTCACGATGTGGTTCTCCTCGACGGTCAAGTGGTAGCGGTCAACACAGCCTTCTCCTGCCTATCGCTGATGAGCCCGGAATACAGTTTTGTCCCGCTGTGGAAGCCCAAGTTTATCAGCAAGCTCGCCCCTGAAGACCGCTGCCACCTCAATGGTTTGGCTCTCGAAGGAGGCAAACCCCGCTATATCGCAGCCCTAGGCGAGACCGATAGCCCCGGCGGCTGGCGGGAGCATAAGGCAACCGGCGGTGTCATCATCGATATGTACACCAACGAAATCCTGTGCCGGGGGTTAGCGATGCCCCACGCTCCTCGGGTCTACGAAGGTGATCTGTGGGTGCTCTCTTCTGGTGCCGGTGAGATGGGTATTGTGACCAGTCATGGTTGGGAACCCTTGATCTCCCTACCGGGATTTTTGCGGGGTCTAGCCTTTGCCGGTCCTTATGCCTTCGTTGGTCTCTCTAAGATCCGCGAAAAGAAAACCTTCGGCGGTCTACCCATCGAAGAAAAAATCAAAGACCTCAAGTGCGGTATTCAGATCGTCGATGTCCGCAGCGGAGCAGTTGTAGGCACCCTGGAATTTACAGAACTGGTTGAGGAAATCTACGATATCCAGATTCTCCCCTACCGCCGTCCCAAACTGCTAGGACTCTTTCAGGAAGAGCAATATCACCACATACCCCAGACCAATGCCATGCTAGCCCGCCGCTAG
- a CDS encoding peroxiredoxin yields MSSLRVGQAAPGFTATAVMPDGDFAQITLEQYKGKFVVLFFYPLDFTFVCPTEITAFSDSYAQFAALGAEVLGASVDSQYSHLAWIQTPREEGGLGELNYPLVADLKKEISAAYNVLIEEEGVALRGLFIIDPDGIVQHSTINALNVGRNVEETLRVLKAFKYTREHPDQVCPANWTEGEDTMIPDPVASKKFFAKV; encoded by the coding sequence ATGAGTAGTTTACGCGTCGGTCAAGCCGCCCCCGGATTTACGGCGACCGCTGTCATGCCGGATGGGGACTTTGCACAGATCACCCTGGAGCAGTATAAGGGAAAGTTCGTGGTTTTGTTCTTCTATCCGCTGGACTTCACTTTTGTGTGCCCGACGGAGATCACGGCATTTTCTGATAGTTACGCGCAATTTGCCGCTCTGGGTGCGGAAGTCCTGGGTGCCTCGGTAGACAGCCAATACAGCCACCTCGCCTGGATTCAGACTCCCCGCGAAGAAGGTGGTCTGGGCGAATTGAACTATCCGCTCGTCGCCGACCTCAAAAAAGAGATCAGTGCTGCCTACAATGTCCTTATCGAAGAAGAGGGCGTTGCGCTGCGCGGTCTATTCATCATTGACCCCGATGGCATCGTGCAGCATTCCACGATCAACGCACTCAACGTGGGGCGCAACGTCGAAGAGACCCTGCGGGTGCTCAAGGCGTTCAAGTACACTCGGGAGCATCCCGATCAGGTTTGCCCCGCCAACTGGACAGAAGGGGAGGACACCATGATTCCTGACCCGGTAGCGTCCAAGAAATTCTTCGCCAAGGTCTAA
- a CDS encoding cell division protein FtsX, translated as MLTRTVTQLDYLLRETLTGLYRAGWMNWSAVSVLTTLLYVFGLGWQGVWQMDQGLTALGSQLEVSVYLKPSSRGADLKNEVRQLSGVTGVDLVTREESLTRLQKEVGIQKDFARVLGSNPLVDVLHLKIQTPEAVKPVAEVVRVWPQVEAVHYGSEAAERLGQIKRVVSWAGLALLGLLAIATVAVVMTTIGLVVAARQREIEVMQLVGANPTWIYLPFVLEGLVLGVLGAAAAWSLITITGNFIQQQLQSYLPFLSLSDAAPTPWHLPVILAASGIVLGSLGSFLAVVRYAKH; from the coding sequence ATGTTGACCCGGACTGTCACCCAACTCGACTATCTCCTGCGCGAAACCCTGACCGGCTTATACCGCGCTGGGTGGATGAACTGGTCGGCAGTCAGTGTCCTCACGACTCTGCTCTATGTGTTCGGCTTGGGCTGGCAGGGGGTCTGGCAGATGGATCAGGGCCTTACCGCCTTGGGCTCTCAGCTAGAGGTCTCCGTCTATCTCAAGCCCAGTAGCCGGGGAGCGGACCTAAAAAACGAAGTGCGCCAACTCTCTGGGGTAACTGGGGTAGACTTGGTTACCCGTGAGGAGTCCCTGACCCGCCTTCAGAAAGAAGTGGGCATCCAGAAGGACTTCGCCCGCGTCCTTGGCAGCAATCCCCTAGTCGATGTGCTCCATCTCAAGATCCAGACTCCTGAGGCGGTCAAGCCCGTGGCAGAAGTGGTCCGGGTTTGGCCTCAAGTCGAAGCCGTCCACTACGGGAGTGAAGCTGCCGAGCGTCTAGGGCAGATCAAGCGCGTGGTGAGTTGGGCAGGACTGGCGCTGTTGGGCCTTCTGGCTATTGCAACCGTAGCCGTGGTGATGACCACGATTGGTCTGGTGGTTGCAGCGCGGCAGCGTGAGATTGAGGTTATGCAACTGGTTGGGGCCAACCCTACGTGGATTTATCTCCCTTTTGTCCTGGAAGGGCTGGTGCTGGGCGTGCTTGGGGCGGCGGCGGCCTGGAGTCTCATCACCATCACAGGAAACTTTATCCAACAACAGCTTCAAAGTTATCTACCTTTTCTCTCTTTGAGTGATGCTGCACCTACACCTTGGCATCTGCCAGTCATCTTGGCAGCAAGCGGCATTGTCTTGGGGAGTCTGGGGAGTTTCTTGGCTGTTGTGCGCTATGCGAAGCACTGA
- a CDS encoding DUF6800 family protein has product MRERDQEIKRRRQRKAKLVKLRTRFAAATTSAEKQEIAGKIRRVSIYAPLELA; this is encoded by the coding sequence ATGCGTGAACGTGACCAGGAAATCAAACGCCGCCGCCAGCGGAAAGCCAAACTCGTTAAACTGCGCACCCGCTTCGCTGCTGCCACTACCAGCGCCGAGAAGCAAGAGATCGCCGGGAAAATCCGTCGTGTCTCGATCTACGCACCGCTAGAACTAGCCTGA
- a CDS encoding SpoIID/LytB domain-containing protein produces MGVLRSRSWLWVWVLWLGFAPVQAKTLEIGIFQRFGEHQDEATIQSTGPLKITLDQNQTLSAPTVAIQTARIPLAQPIPWSRVVVSAHRSFEDAQVVADGLKPWNIEPLLARPQRWQVWALRRSSPPTVDQEALVGRLHTAGYSTARLESGLQTDEMLLDLTIDGTHYQTREVTIQAPQNRLQFGARRYGGTLRLSPNAYGTYSVINRIDLETYLRGVVPYEIAPKAPYEAIKAQAIVARTFALKNLNRFRLDGYDLCATANCQVYQGLGGVTPLTDRAVQTTRQQVLTYQGKLVDALYTSANGGLSARYSDLWGGEDRPYLRPRLDRIQPLSLIGLSQEQGLQRFFQNRTNFNETGSPAFRWTRTYSAASLLASLTKNLPTLGLFVPLKAVTGLRVLERSDSGRVLRLGIQTDQGEITLSKDSILSAIERLPSTLFYIELEAAGSFRLIGGGWGHGLGLSQYGSYGLARRGWDYRRILNFYFPATRLMQHG; encoded by the coding sequence GTGGGTGTGTTGAGGAGCAGAAGCTGGCTATGGGTCTGGGTGCTTTGGCTGGGCTTCGCTCCAGTCCAGGCCAAAACTCTGGAGATCGGCATCTTTCAGCGCTTTGGCGAGCATCAAGACGAAGCCACCATCCAGAGCACAGGTCCGCTTAAAATCACCCTGGACCAAAATCAGACGCTGAGTGCGCCAACTGTAGCCATCCAGACAGCCCGTATCCCCCTTGCCCAACCCATCCCCTGGAGCCGGGTCGTCGTCAGTGCTCACCGCAGTTTCGAGGACGCCCAGGTAGTCGCGGATGGGTTAAAACCCTGGAACATAGAACCCCTGCTGGCTCGCCCCCAGCGTTGGCAAGTCTGGGCCTTGCGCCGGTCGAGCCCCCCTACTGTAGACCAGGAAGCCTTAGTCGGACGTTTGCACACGGCGGGCTATAGCACTGCCCGCTTGGAGTCTGGCCTCCAGACCGACGAAATGCTCCTCGACCTCACCATCGATGGGACCCACTACCAGACCCGCGAAGTCACCATTCAAGCTCCCCAGAACCGCTTGCAGTTTGGCGCGCGCCGCTACGGGGGAACCTTGCGCCTCAGCCCCAACGCCTACGGGACCTACAGCGTCATCAACCGCATAGACCTGGAAACCTACCTGCGCGGGGTCGTCCCCTATGAAATTGCCCCCAAAGCACCCTACGAAGCCATCAAAGCCCAGGCCATCGTCGCTCGGACCTTCGCACTCAAAAATCTGAATCGTTTTCGGCTGGATGGCTACGATCTATGCGCCACCGCCAACTGTCAGGTCTACCAAGGTTTGGGCGGGGTCACACCCTTGACCGACCGTGCGGTCCAGACTACCCGCCAGCAAGTCCTCACCTATCAAGGAAAACTGGTCGATGCGCTCTATACCTCCGCCAATGGCGGGCTGAGTGCCCGCTACTCGGACCTGTGGGGCGGCGAGGACCGCCCCTACTTGCGTCCCCGCCTCGACCGCATCCAGCCTTTATCTCTCATAGGACTCAGCCAGGAGCAGGGACTACAGCGTTTTTTTCAGAACCGTACCAATTTCAATGAAACAGGGTCTCCGGCTTTTCGCTGGACCCGGACCTACTCAGCCGCCAGCCTCCTCGCCTCGCTCACCAAAAACCTGCCCACCCTCGGGCTATTCGTTCCACTCAAGGCAGTGACGGGCCTCAGGGTCCTAGAGCGTTCTGACAGTGGGCGGGTCTTGCGTCTGGGCATTCAGACCGACCAGGGAGAGATCACCCTCAGCAAGGACAGCATCCTCTCTGCTATCGAACGCCTCCCCAGTACGCTCTTCTACATCGAGCTAGAGGCAGCGGGCAGTTTCCGGCTCATCGGGGGCGGTTGGGGTCATGGCTTGGGTCTGAGCCAGTACGGCTCCTATGGACTGGCCCGCCGGGGCTGGGATTACCGTCGCATCCTGAATTTTTACTTCCCAGCGACCCGTCTGATGCAGCACGGCTAA
- the ddlA gene encoding D-alanine--D-alanine ligase codes for MVRKMRVGVLFGGRSAEHEVSLQSARNVIAALDPQKYEVVPIAIAKDGLWHLEGAERFLPGAVELAATEALGHGESALASLSGGQVLGGVEVVFPVLHGPLGEDGTVQGLLKLAGVPFVGSGVLGSAVGMDKDVMKRLLRDAGIPSARFLAFTKLPDFAQVAAHLGLPLFVKPANLGSSVGVHRVEDEAQFTAAVRDAFRYDQKILVEEFIAGREIECSVLGNADPIASLPGEVIPTHSFYSYAAKYTDEKGAILEIPAQLSEPVIQKVQRLALQTFAVLGCRGMARVDFFLRGEDEVLVNEINTIPGFTKISMYPKLWEASGIPYRELIDRLIQLAIEHFEAEQQLKTSFVA; via the coding sequence ATGGTCAGGAAAATGCGCGTCGGAGTCCTATTTGGCGGCAGGTCCGCTGAACACGAAGTTTCCCTCCAGTCCGCTCGCAATGTCATTGCTGCTTTAGACCCGCAGAAGTACGAGGTGGTGCCCATTGCTATCGCCAAGGATGGCCTGTGGCACCTGGAAGGGGCGGAGCGTTTCCTGCCTGGAGCGGTAGAATTAGCTGCGACCGAAGCCCTAGGGCACGGGGAGAGTGCTCTGGCAAGCTTGAGTGGTGGGCAGGTGTTGGGTGGCGTAGAGGTGGTTTTTCCGGTCCTGCATGGGCCGTTGGGGGAGGATGGCACGGTCCAAGGTTTGCTTAAACTAGCGGGCGTTCCTTTTGTTGGCTCTGGGGTCCTCGGCTCTGCTGTCGGGATGGACAAGGATGTGATGAAGCGTCTGCTCCGAGATGCGGGTATTCCGAGCGCCCGGTTTCTGGCGTTTACAAAGTTGCCGGATTTTGCTCAGGTGGCGGCGCACCTCGGGCTACCCCTGTTTGTCAAACCAGCCAATTTGGGCTCTTCGGTGGGGGTGCATCGGGTCGAGGATGAAGCGCAATTCACCGCAGCGGTCCGCGATGCCTTCCGCTACGACCAAAAGATCCTGGTCGAGGAATTTATTGCAGGGCGAGAGATCGAGTGTTCGGTCCTCGGTAACGCCGACCCCATCGCCTCGTTGCCGGGTGAAGTGATTCCGACCCACAGTTTCTACTCTTACGCAGCCAAGTACACCGACGAAAAGGGTGCGATCCTGGAGATCCCGGCCCAACTCTCTGAGCCGGTCATCCAAAAAGTACAACGTCTCGCCCTTCAGACCTTCGCGGTGCTGGGCTGCCGGGGGATGGCGCGGGTGGATTTTTTCCTGCGCGGCGAGGACGAAGTTTTGGTGAACGAGATCAATACGATCCCCGGCTTTACTAAGATCAGCATGTACCCCAAGCTCTGGGAAGCAAGCGGCATCCCCTACCGGGAACTGATTGACCGCCTGATCCAACTAGCCATCGAGCACTTTGAAGCAGAGCAGCAACTCAAGACTTCCTTTGTGGCTTAG
- a CDS encoding histidinol-phosphate transaminase: protein MPELLRPDLARLSPYDAHDPGDCDKLDANEVPYPLPDWFQEKLTFAVQHQQSHRYPTGNPAQLRALLGAYCGVPASWITIGNGSDELIRSLVTVSCVGTGRAVLSAEPTFSMYGILAQTLGVPFWPIPRNPETFTLDLPALKQTLAAHPVGAIFLPNPNSPTGTPLEAAELDFLRTLPTDLLVVMDEAYYEFSGLTVLSELPKRPHWVVLRTLSKAYRLAAFRVGYAVAQPDLITALEKVRLPYNISAFSQAAAQLALEHREQLLEVVPAILAERLLLEEGLGRLGVLLWPTAGNFLFFQIPGYDPAWVQHHLAQQGTLIRLTGGGLRVTVGNLEENQRFLARLAAVLDSKPGAKPFGQASSSGA from the coding sequence ATGCCTGAACTCCTGCGCCCGGACCTTGCCCGCCTCAGCCCTTACGATGCTCACGATCCGGGGGACTGCGACAAATTGGATGCCAATGAGGTACCCTATCCTCTCCCCGATTGGTTTCAAGAGAAGCTGACTTTTGCGGTGCAGCATCAGCAGAGCCATCGCTATCCCACAGGCAACCCCGCGCAATTGCGAGCGCTCCTTGGAGCGTACTGTGGCGTACCTGCCTCCTGGATCACCATCGGCAACGGCTCAGACGAATTGATTCGCTCGCTCGTCACGGTGAGTTGTGTGGGGACGGGACGGGCTGTCTTGAGCGCTGAGCCTACGTTTTCGATGTACGGTATTCTGGCTCAGACCTTGGGGGTCCCCTTTTGGCCCATCCCCCGCAACCCTGAGACTTTTACTCTGGACCTGCCTGCCCTAAAACAGACGCTCGCGGCGCATCCGGTCGGCGCAATCTTCTTGCCCAATCCCAACAGTCCCACCGGCACGCCTTTGGAAGCAGCGGAACTCGATTTTCTGCGCACCCTTCCAACCGATCTTCTGGTCGTCATGGACGAAGCCTATTACGAATTCAGCGGGCTTACGGTGCTGTCAGAACTGCCCAAGCGTCCCCATTGGGTCGTCCTACGCACCCTCTCGAAAGCCTATCGGCTGGCTGCCTTCCGGGTTGGGTATGCTGTGGCGCAACCAGACCTCATTACCGCCCTCGAAAAAGTCCGCCTCCCCTACAATATCTCTGCCTTTTCTCAAGCGGCGGCCCAACTGGCGCTGGAGCACCGCGAACAGCTTCTGGAAGTAGTCCCCGCTATCCTGGCTGAGCGCCTGCTCCTCGAAGAGGGACTGGGTCGCCTTGGGGTCCTTCTTTGGCCTACGGCGGGGAATTTCTTGTTTTTCCAGATCCCGGGCTATGACCCTGCTTGGGTGCAACACCACCTAGCACAACAGGGTACCTTGATTCGGCTGACTGGCGGTGGCTTGCGGGTCACAGTGGGCAATCTTGAGGAAAACCAACGTTTCCTGGCGCGCTTGGCAGCAGTTCTAGATAGCAAGCCGGGGGCAAAACCGTTTGGTCAGGCTAGTTCTAGCGGTGCGTAG
- the scpB gene encoding SMC-Scp complex subunit ScpB codes for MNLTRQIEAILYLKARPLALEELARLSRAPQAEVLSALIELLTDYSHRDSALEVVESTQGYALQLKPEYEHLVHRIAPAELGVGALRTLAVIALKGPISQRRLVELRGSGVYDQVRELVEKNFITKNKEDDSRTYRLRVTEKFYQYFAVEDVAALLADDKQMELLAGA; via the coding sequence ATGAACCTGACTCGCCAGATCGAGGCTATTCTTTACCTCAAAGCCCGCCCACTTGCGCTGGAGGAGTTGGCCCGTTTGAGCCGCGCCCCGCAGGCAGAAGTTTTGTCAGCACTCATCGAATTGCTCACCGACTACAGCCACCGTGACTCCGCCTTGGAAGTGGTAGAGAGCACGCAGGGCTACGCCCTCCAACTCAAGCCCGAATATGAACATTTGGTCCACCGCATCGCCCCAGCAGAATTAGGGGTCGGGGCACTCAGGACCCTAGCGGTCATCGCCCTCAAAGGCCCGATCAGCCAGCGCCGCCTCGTCGAACTGCGCGGCTCCGGCGTCTATGATCAAGTGCGCGAACTGGTCGAGAAGAACTTTATCACCAAAAACAAAGAAGATGACAGCCGCACCTACCGCCTGCGCGTCACCGAGAAGTTCTATCAGTACTTTGCGGTCGAAGATGTGGCTGCCCTGCTCGCCGACGATAAGCAGATGGAACTACTCGCCGGGGCCTAA
- a CDS encoding HEAT repeat domain-containing protein — protein sequence MLQKYRSIRLVIALGFILAAPCSVSYAQIIAKDQLTTLTEDLKNSDRHVRLRAVTELPQLGSKSIPWLKESLTQDTDSYVRVRSAIAMASIRPISTDVVQALSQSLQKDPDENVRVYAAVGLGQLGLLAQAVLPTIIKAARTDESKDVQVNALTTLGRIGLTSSSTQALIDTFQDELPIVRATAALAFSGYTRNFDDGGRLIWRGPVSSEVIPILIQALEDTDKEVRKNAEISIASIRPETPEVIAALIAKLQDTADEVRVWAAAALGSIGPAARTALPTLQKATLSDRNFTPFKQAITAIIR from the coding sequence ATGCTGCAAAAATATCGATCAATCCGACTTGTGATTGCATTGGGTTTTATCCTTGCCGCTCCCTGTAGCGTCAGCTATGCCCAAATAATAGCGAAAGATCAGCTTACAACTTTAACAGAAGATTTGAAGAATTCTGACCGACATGTCCGTCTGAGGGCAGTCACGGAGCTACCTCAATTGGGCTCCAAAAGTATTCCTTGGCTTAAGGAATCTTTAACGCAGGACACAGACTCTTATGTCCGCGTCCGGTCGGCTATAGCTATGGCTAGTATTAGACCAATCAGCACAGATGTAGTTCAGGCATTGTCACAATCACTCCAAAAAGACCCTGATGAGAATGTGCGGGTCTATGCAGCAGTAGGGCTGGGGCAATTAGGGCTCTTAGCGCAGGCAGTGCTCCCTACTATCATCAAAGCGGCGCGGACGGATGAAAGTAAAGATGTACAGGTCAATGCACTGACCACGCTTGGGCGCATTGGCCTGACCTCCTCCTCGACCCAGGCGCTGATTGATACGTTCCAGGACGAGCTGCCTATTGTTCGCGCCACCGCAGCACTAGCCTTCTCGGGCTACACCCGAAATTTTGATGATGGCGGGAGGTTAATATGGCGTGGTCCCGTAAGTTCAGAGGTCATCCCTATACTCATTCAAGCCTTGGAGGATACGGATAAAGAGGTCCGTAAAAATGCAGAAATTTCTATTGCATCCATCAGACCCGAAACGCCCGAAGTGATTGCTGCGCTGATTGCGAAGTTGCAGGATACTGCTGATGAGGTGCGGGTTTGGGCTGCAGCGGCATTAGGAAGCATTGGGCCTGCGGCGCGAACGGCACTTCCTACTTTACAAAAGGCTACCCTCAGTGATCGAAATTTTACCCCCTTTAAACAAGCCATAACTGCGATCATCAGATAA